The following are from one region of the Mycolicibacterium helvum genome:
- a CDS encoding ferritin family protein, whose amino-acid sequence MTTPATRTHDLTKQYNWSSTQTPPAAVFPSRYTIPERGRDPFKLLFRDYARMEVEKDRRVAAALDRAASLHSSSGIAPRWVEGLKLALPITAEAEYQAMKGAGLLIASINNPELQQGYAAQALDEARHLQLVGALRSHYLDTVAHPEGLGLGSRALARHPIGAVARAAFAPNSVNDPIDAVIALNVVLETAYTNPLTVALPQVAAANGDDAYAAAYLSIQSDEVRHMANGHGTLRAVAEIPDNIPLVQGSLDRAFWHQHQGADTVTAVGAEYYARVRPWAYRDAWEEWVVDDFIGSFSRRFGPFGLREPARLADVARGVESQHHAVAIGLAALWPLNFFRTDPLDETDFEWFEANYPGWSAVYQPLWEAYAALSDPANRRLLLQELPGVPPFCQVCQLPCIVPRFEAPETRIVEHEGQRYALCSAGCETNFAWNPLSYTAFGSFWSRYDGWDLADVVLDLGFVRADGRTLVAQPHLREDRLWTIDDIRATGVTIHDPLAS is encoded by the coding sequence ATGACCACGCCGGCCACCCGCACGCACGATCTGACCAAGCAGTACAACTGGTCGTCGACGCAGACACCGCCTGCGGCGGTGTTCCCCAGCCGGTACACCATCCCCGAACGTGGCAGGGACCCCTTCAAACTGCTCTTCCGGGACTACGCCCGGATGGAGGTGGAAAAAGACCGGCGCGTCGCCGCGGCTCTCGACAGAGCAGCCTCACTGCACTCCAGCAGCGGAATCGCCCCGCGCTGGGTCGAGGGGCTCAAACTGGCGCTACCGATCACGGCCGAAGCCGAATACCAGGCTATGAAAGGCGCCGGGCTGCTCATCGCCTCGATCAACAACCCTGAACTGCAACAAGGTTATGCCGCCCAGGCGCTCGACGAAGCGCGCCACTTGCAACTCGTCGGAGCCCTGCGCTCGCACTACCTGGATACCGTCGCGCATCCCGAGGGTCTCGGCTTGGGGTCGCGTGCGCTCGCGCGTCACCCGATCGGTGCGGTCGCACGCGCCGCATTCGCCCCCAACTCGGTCAACGATCCCATCGATGCAGTCATCGCTTTGAACGTCGTCTTGGAGACGGCCTACACCAACCCGTTGACCGTTGCGCTACCGCAGGTCGCGGCCGCCAATGGCGACGACGCCTACGCCGCGGCGTATCTGTCCATCCAGTCCGACGAAGTCCGACACATGGCCAACGGCCACGGCACCCTGCGTGCTGTCGCCGAGATCCCCGACAACATCCCCCTGGTGCAGGGTTCGCTTGATCGCGCGTTCTGGCACCAGCATCAAGGCGCAGACACGGTCACCGCGGTGGGGGCCGAATACTATGCGCGGGTGCGGCCATGGGCGTATCGGGACGCCTGGGAGGAATGGGTCGTCGACGATTTCATCGGCTCGTTCTCCCGCCGATTCGGTCCCTTCGGGCTGCGTGAACCTGCCCGGCTTGCCGACGTTGCGCGCGGCGTGGAATCCCAACACCATGCCGTCGCCATCGGACTGGCCGCGCTGTGGCCACTGAACTTCTTCCGCACCGATCCGCTCGATGAAACCGACTTTGAATGGTTCGAGGCCAACTATCCCGGATGGTCGGCGGTATATCAGCCGTTGTGGGAAGCATACGCAGCCCTTTCAGACCCGGCTAACCGGCGGCTGTTACTGCAAGAGCTGCCCGGAGTTCCGCCGTTCTGCCAGGTCTGCCAACTGCCCTGCATCGTCCCGCGCTTCGAGGCGCCGGAAACCCGCATCGTCGAACACGAAGGACAGCGCTACGCGTTGTGCAGCGCTGGCTGCGAAACGAACTTCGCCTGGAATCCTCTTTCGTATACGGCTTTTGGAAGCTTCTGGAGCCGCTACGACGGATGGGACCTGGCCGACGTAGTTCTCGACCTGGGGTTCGTGCGTGCCGACGGCCGCACCCTGGTCGCCCAACCGCACCTGCGCGAAGACCGGTTGTGGACGATCGACGACATCCGCGCGACCGGCGTCACCATCCACGACCCACTGGCCTCGTGA
- a CDS encoding AMP-binding protein, whose product MSDAIPPIGTRISQLAAEAPDRPAVSADGRTITRAELDSASNRLARAYAELGVKHGDYVTIAVPNSIEWVLATVAVWKLGAIPQPLSPRLPDAEFEGLLDLVPRALLIGRADPRGVVPSVDAEFTGSPELSDAAVPEAVSPVWKSLASGGSTGRPKLIEAGGDSRIPADLLAMSMGNEPTDTQLVPVPLSHNTGFTSAALALLTGQHLVLMRRFDPEHFLRLVSDYRVNYLATVPTILQRLLPVYHANPDAYDLSSLRRLWHLAAPCPPNIKEAWIELLGPDAVWELYGGTELQALTFISGAEWLTHRGSVGRVVVGEMKVLDDDGNECPPGVIGEIYLRPAVGSAPTYRYIGSTAKSRDGWDSLGDLGWFDDEGYLYLADRRVDMFTVGGRNVYPAEIENALAEHPAVLSCLVVGVPQEDLGQVPHALVHTDGTPLSADEVAAFVAQRLSDYKVPRSVEFVDTPLRDDAGKARRSAVRDQVIARLQA is encoded by the coding sequence ATGAGTGACGCGATCCCCCCGATCGGAACCCGGATCAGCCAGCTCGCCGCCGAGGCGCCCGATCGCCCTGCGGTGAGCGCCGATGGCCGCACCATCACCCGTGCCGAGCTGGATTCGGCGTCGAACCGACTGGCTCGGGCGTACGCCGAACTCGGAGTGAAGCACGGTGATTACGTCACGATCGCGGTACCGAACTCGATCGAGTGGGTGCTGGCGACGGTGGCGGTGTGGAAACTGGGGGCGATCCCGCAGCCGCTGTCCCCACGGCTGCCCGATGCCGAGTTCGAGGGTTTGCTCGATCTCGTGCCGCGCGCACTGCTGATCGGCCGCGCCGACCCGCGCGGGGTGGTGCCGTCGGTCGACGCCGAATTCACCGGCAGCCCCGAGCTGTCGGATGCCGCTGTACCCGAAGCGGTTTCACCGGTGTGGAAGTCGTTGGCCTCCGGCGGCAGCACCGGACGGCCGAAGCTGATCGAAGCCGGTGGTGACAGCCGGATCCCGGCCGACCTGCTGGCGATGTCGATGGGCAACGAACCGACCGATACTCAATTGGTCCCGGTGCCGCTGAGCCACAACACCGGATTCACCTCGGCGGCACTCGCCCTGTTGACCGGGCAGCATCTGGTCCTGATGCGCCGCTTCGACCCAGAGCACTTCCTGCGACTGGTCAGCGACTACCGGGTGAACTACCTGGCCACGGTGCCGACGATCCTGCAGCGACTGCTGCCGGTCTACCACGCCAACCCCGACGCCTACGACCTGTCGTCGCTGCGCCGGCTGTGGCACCTGGCCGCACCCTGCCCGCCGAACATCAAGGAGGCCTGGATCGAGCTACTGGGTCCGGATGCAGTGTGGGAACTGTACGGCGGCACCGAACTTCAAGCCCTGACGTTCATCAGCGGCGCGGAGTGGCTGACTCACCGCGGATCGGTCGGGCGGGTGGTAGTCGGCGAGATGAAGGTGCTCGATGACGACGGCAACGAGTGCCCGCCCGGGGTGATCGGCGAGATCTACCTGCGCCCGGCAGTGGGGTCCGCTCCTACCTACCGCTACATCGGCAGCACCGCCAAGTCCCGCGACGGCTGGGACTCGCTGGGCGATCTCGGCTGGTTCGACGACGAGGGCTATCTGTACCTGGCCGACCGGCGGGTCGACATGTTCACTGTCGGCGGGCGTAACGTCTACCCGGCGGAGATCGAGAACGCGCTGGCCGAGCACCCCGCGGTGTTGTCCTGTCTGGTTGTCGGGGTGCCGCAGGAAGACCTCGGCCAAGTGCCACATGCGTTGGTGCACACCGACGGAACCCCGCTCAGTGCAGACGAGGTGGCGGCGTTCGTGGCGCAGCGGCTATCCGACTACAAGGTGCCGCGCAGTGTGGAATTCGTCGACACACCACTGCGCGACGATGCCGGCAAGGCCCGCCGGTCCGCGGTACGCGATCAGGTCATCGCCCGGTTGCAGGCTTAA
- a CDS encoding ferritin family protein, whose translation MTALASTYEKLTLHQQIAPEDGAVQGWPLHFPDGSAPLSADSTAVASHDWYGFRDPNELIYVNWVAGVHDAESDLAGHLERFAAALSSHAVSADWLGDGAASVLAVLPYTDRAYFRVLSRAQRLALSDTVTLPLVFDAADKLRHVEHAAAHRAAIENTFTPTLFDDVGELWAHSGGWLPLRLAIEELLATDDWVEALLATNLVIEPLVGRWIREHYVRPIALTHGDNFAPAIIDVWSADLNRSRAWTFALIDYLAADPTYGPDNSDVIAGWAHRWEHLARAAATSLAPLLDDISRAETQQAESWRTVVEQYDAEVAGRWRTQLLTPAGER comes from the coding sequence ATGACAGCCCTTGCAAGCACTTACGAGAAGCTGACGCTTCACCAACAGATCGCACCCGAAGACGGAGCGGTGCAAGGCTGGCCGCTGCATTTCCCCGATGGCTCCGCTCCCTTGAGCGCGGATTCCACTGCAGTGGCCTCCCACGACTGGTACGGCTTCCGTGACCCCAACGAGCTGATCTATGTCAACTGGGTCGCTGGCGTGCACGACGCCGAATCAGATCTTGCCGGGCACCTCGAGCGCTTCGCCGCGGCATTATCGTCACACGCGGTGAGCGCGGATTGGCTCGGTGACGGCGCAGCCAGTGTCCTCGCCGTACTGCCATACACCGACCGCGCATACTTTCGGGTTCTCAGCCGCGCCCAGCGCCTGGCACTGTCAGATACCGTCACGCTGCCGTTGGTCTTCGACGCAGCCGACAAGTTACGCCATGTCGAGCACGCCGCTGCACACCGCGCCGCCATCGAAAATACATTCACCCCAACGTTGTTCGACGATGTGGGAGAGCTTTGGGCGCACTCTGGCGGATGGCTGCCATTGCGGCTGGCCATCGAAGAGTTGCTGGCGACCGACGACTGGGTGGAGGCTCTCCTGGCGACCAACCTCGTCATCGAGCCACTGGTGGGCCGGTGGATCCGTGAGCACTATGTGCGTCCGATTGCGCTGACCCATGGCGACAACTTCGCGCCCGCCATCATCGATGTCTGGAGCGCCGACCTAAACCGCTCCCGCGCATGGACATTCGCCCTGATCGACTACCTGGCAGCCGACCCCACCTACGGACCGGACAACTCCGATGTCATCGCCGGCTGGGCGCACCGATGGGAACACCTCGCCCGCGCCGCAGCGACCAGCCTGGCGCCGCTGTTGGACGACATATCGCGAGCCGAAACCCAACAGGCCGAATCGTGGCGCACGGTCGTCGAACAGTACGACGCCGAGGTCGCAGGTCGCTGGCGCACGCAACTTCTCACCCCAGCCGGTGAGCGCTGA
- a CDS encoding winged helix-turn-helix transcriptional regulator, whose translation MSVVPAEYCPVSIGASALGDRWSLLIVREVMAGSYQFSSILRGLPGLSRSLLAGRLRHLEGLGILKRIPTGAGRTHEYRLTEAGEDLHELIYALGRWTVKWWFPEPLPDQVDNALLLWRMRAGITSHLPQGRTTIQFDFTDGEVKRAWIVATNAEVSVCLHDPGFAVDLSVTGSGRLWHEIWYGHRDLSQAIAANEIIVEGPAKLVRSLPKWFAMSPFSTEVLAAKRVNSGPSASGVQPANTSGAC comes from the coding sequence ATGTCCGTGGTACCTGCCGAATACTGCCCGGTGTCGATCGGGGCGAGCGCACTCGGTGATCGCTGGAGTCTGCTGATCGTCCGCGAGGTCATGGCCGGCTCATATCAATTCAGTTCCATCCTGCGCGGTCTGCCGGGACTGTCGCGAAGTCTGCTTGCCGGGCGACTACGTCACCTTGAAGGTCTCGGGATACTCAAGCGCATTCCCACCGGAGCCGGCAGAACCCACGAGTACCGGCTCACCGAGGCTGGTGAGGACCTGCACGAACTCATCTACGCCTTGGGGCGCTGGACGGTGAAGTGGTGGTTTCCCGAGCCGCTGCCTGACCAGGTCGATAATGCCCTGCTGCTGTGGCGCATGCGGGCCGGCATCACCTCGCATCTGCCGCAGGGGCGGACCACGATTCAATTCGACTTCACCGACGGAGAGGTGAAACGGGCTTGGATTGTGGCTACCAATGCCGAAGTGTCGGTGTGCTTGCATGATCCCGGCTTTGCAGTCGACCTGTCGGTCACCGGTAGCGGACGCCTGTGGCACGAAATCTGGTACGGACACCGTGACCTCAGCCAGGCCATCGCCGCGAATGAGATCATTGTCGAAGGGCCTGCCAAGCTAGTCAGGTCGCTACCGAAATGGTTTGCAATGAGCCCCTTTTCGACTGAGGTACTCGCTGCTAAACGGGTGAATTCTGGGCCATCAGCATCGGGTGTCCAGCCCGCGAACACTAGCGGAGCGTGCTGA
- a CDS encoding phosphotriesterase family protein, which translates to MAVPDLTAPSQVETVRGAIPTNNLGVVFMHEHVFILSPEIIANFPEGWGEEAAREADAVAKLNELKALGVDTIVDPTVIGLGRYIPRIQRVAAQTDLQIVVATGIYTYNDVPMYFHFSGPGTLLDGPEIMADLFVRDITEGIAGTGVKAAILKCATDEPGITPGVERVLRAVAQAHRQTGVPITTHTHALTRRGLEQQRIFAEEGVDLSRVIIGHSGDTTDLGYLEELIAAGSYLGMDRFGLDSVLSFDDRVDTVARMCERGHADKMVLSHDASCYIDWLPEAVVPVALPNWHYRHIHNDVLPALRQRGVTDDQITTMLVDNPRNIFARQGAYE; encoded by the coding sequence ATGGCCGTACCTGACCTGACAGCGCCGTCACAGGTCGAGACCGTGCGCGGAGCGATCCCGACCAACAACCTGGGCGTGGTGTTCATGCACGAACACGTCTTCATCCTGTCCCCCGAGATCATCGCGAACTTTCCCGAAGGCTGGGGCGAGGAAGCGGCCCGCGAAGCCGACGCCGTCGCCAAGCTCAACGAACTGAAGGCCCTCGGGGTGGACACCATCGTCGACCCGACGGTGATCGGGCTGGGGCGCTACATTCCGCGTATTCAGCGGGTGGCCGCGCAGACCGACCTGCAGATCGTGGTCGCCACCGGGATCTACACCTACAACGACGTCCCGATGTACTTCCACTTCAGCGGTCCAGGAACATTGCTGGACGGCCCGGAGATCATGGCCGACCTGTTCGTCCGGGACATCACCGAGGGGATCGCCGGCACCGGTGTGAAGGCGGCAATCCTCAAGTGCGCCACCGATGAACCGGGCATCACCCCCGGTGTCGAACGCGTGCTGCGTGCGGTGGCCCAAGCACACCGGCAGACCGGTGTGCCGATCACCACCCACACGCATGCCCTGACCCGGCGCGGCCTGGAGCAGCAACGCATCTTTGCCGAGGAGGGCGTCGACCTGAGCCGGGTCATCATCGGGCACAGCGGTGACACCACCGACCTGGGCTACCTGGAGGAGCTGATCGCCGCCGGATCCTACCTCGGTATGGACCGATTCGGGCTGGACAGCGTGCTCAGCTTCGACGACCGGGTCGACACCGTCGCGCGGATGTGTGAACGCGGCCACGCCGACAAGATGGTTCTGTCCCACGACGCGTCCTGCTATATCGACTGGCTGCCGGAGGCGGTGGTGCCGGTTGCCCTGCCCAATTGGCATTACCGCCACATCCACAACGACGTCCTGCCCGCGCTGCGCCAGCGTGGCGTCACCGACGACCAGATCACCACCATGTTGGTGGACAACCCCCGCAACATCTTCGCCAGGCAAGGTGCTTATGAGTGA
- a CDS encoding MmoB/DmpM family protein — translation MARAIARPAERGVGVSLIHSFETDAIARHLRRTQPHVTLTDRGVYLKADAADEITIDLAALSADLGRPIDIETVLISIASYFGEIEPQRGAAPGTGRLILRADAPPEETADQKAIS, via the coding sequence ATGGCCCGCGCTATTGCCCGTCCTGCCGAGCGTGGCGTCGGCGTCAGTCTCATCCATAGTTTCGAAACCGACGCCATCGCGCGTCACCTGCGGCGCACCCAACCACACGTCACGTTGACCGACCGCGGCGTTTATCTCAAAGCCGATGCCGCCGACGAGATCACGATCGATCTCGCCGCGCTGTCTGCTGACCTGGGCCGCCCCATCGACATAGAAACGGTATTGATTTCCATAGCGAGCTATTTCGGTGAAATCGAACCCCAGCGCGGGGCCGCGCCCGGCACCGGTCGACTCATCCTGCGCGCCGATGCACCTCCCGAAGAAACCGCTGACCAGAAAGCCATCTCATGA
- a CDS encoding alpha-(1->3)-arabinofuranosyltransferase gives MTTPPVSRRWLGGAFVVALVLCFAQSPGLISPDTKLDLTANPLRFLARAANLWNSDLPFGQAQNQAYGYLFPHGAFFLLGDTLGVPGWITQRLWWALLLTAGFWGLLRVAEALGIGTTPSRVIGAVAFALSPRVLTTLGSISSETLPMMLAPWVLLPVILALRGGNGAAEGRSRSLRMLAGRAGIALALMGAVNAVATITGCLPAIIWWLCHRPNRVWWRFTGWWALASVLAVTWWVVALLALGRISPPFLDFIESSGVTTQWTSLTEMLRGTDSWTPYVAPNATAAAELVTQPAMVLATTLVAAGGMAGLALRSMPARGRLIAMLLIGVVLLSVGYSGGLGSAIAHQVQAFLDAAGAPLRNVHKLEPVIRIPLVLGLAHLLGRIPLPGGAPRPVWIRAFAHPENDKRVAVGIVVLAALMVATSMAWTGRLTPPGAFRAIPDYWHQAADWLTEHNTGDPTPGRVLVVPGAPFATQVWGNSHDEPLQVLGESPWGVRDSIPLTPPQTIRALDSVQRLFAAGRPSAGLADTLARQGISYVVVRNDLDPDKSRSARPLLVHRAIDGSPGLQKVAQFGEPVGPGTLEGFISDSGLRPRYPAVEIYRVGTQGNPGAPYLTDASRMARVDGGPEVLLRIDERRRLLRQAPLGPMVLTSDAQRAGLAVPLVTVTDTPVNRETDYGRVDDHSSSARAEGDRRNTFNRVPDYPVPGAKLVHGAWTGGRLSASSSSSDATALPNVAPASGPAAAIDGDPATAWVSNSLQAAVGQWLQIDFDHPVTNATLTLTPSATAVGAQVRRIQVSTQNGTTTVRFNEPGKPLAVALPYGESPWVRITAIGTDDGSSGVQFGITDLSVTQYDASGFAHHIDLRHSMVVPGPPGGSTVAAWDLGAELLGRQGCADSPDGVHCAASMAQAPEEPVTLSRTLTVPKPIEVSPTVWVRARQGPHLADLIAQPGTTRSRADADLIDVDGSAYAATDGDPRTAWTAPQNVVQHRSAPTLTITLPKPTEVTGLALTPSASPLPTHPTMVAIDLGDGPQTRRLAADPHADTQTVALRPRVTDTVRISLLNWDDVIDRTALGFDQLKPPGLAEVAVLGPDGKPVAPADAASNRKRTIEIPCGEGPIIAVSGRFVQTSVTTTVGALLDGQPIPARACDPTPIALPAGQQELLISPGSAFVVDGAQLSGPQADQIPTAPITPADITSWGPDRREFNVVRAPTARVLVVPESVNPGWVARLPDGVTLTPVVVNGWQQGWVVPAGEQGAITVSFPSNQVYRIGLAAGLSLLPLLLLLALVPPRRPRTDHDPARPWMLPVLAGVGVLAAGGLIAGVGGLVVFGTAMVLGYLLRRRTRLRDRLTLAASACGLIAAGALLSRYPWRSVDGYIGHSPWVQLLALIAVGALAASTTFPESLRSRPPAEHQPPPQTDSETAEDTSIPH, from the coding sequence ATCACCACCCCGCCGGTATCGCGACGCTGGCTCGGCGGTGCTTTCGTCGTGGCGCTGGTGCTGTGCTTCGCGCAGTCGCCGGGGCTGATCTCACCGGACACCAAACTCGACCTGACCGCCAACCCGCTGCGCTTCCTGGCCCGCGCGGCCAACCTGTGGAACAGCGACCTGCCGTTCGGACAGGCGCAGAACCAGGCCTACGGCTATCTGTTCCCGCACGGGGCGTTCTTCCTCCTGGGCGACACCCTCGGCGTGCCCGGCTGGATCACCCAGCGGCTGTGGTGGGCACTGCTGCTGACCGCCGGGTTCTGGGGGCTGCTGCGGGTGGCCGAGGCGCTGGGCATCGGGACCACGCCGTCGCGCGTCATCGGAGCCGTCGCCTTCGCGTTGTCACCCCGGGTGCTGACGACGCTGGGGTCGATCTCCTCGGAAACCCTCCCGATGATGTTGGCGCCCTGGGTGCTGCTGCCGGTGATCCTGGCTTTACGGGGCGGCAACGGAGCCGCCGAGGGCAGGAGCCGGTCCCTGCGGATGCTGGCCGGGCGGGCCGGGATCGCGCTGGCGTTGATGGGCGCGGTCAACGCGGTGGCCACGATCACCGGCTGTCTGCCCGCGATCATCTGGTGGCTGTGCCATCGGCCCAACCGAGTGTGGTGGCGGTTCACCGGGTGGTGGGCACTTGCCTCGGTGCTGGCCGTCACGTGGTGGGTGGTCGCTCTTCTGGCGCTCGGCCGGATCAGCCCGCCGTTCCTGGATTTCATCGAGTCCTCCGGGGTCACTACACAGTGGACCTCGCTGACCGAGATGCTGCGCGGCACCGACAGCTGGACGCCGTACGTCGCGCCCAATGCCACCGCGGCCGCCGAGCTGGTGACCCAACCGGCGATGGTGCTGGCCACCACACTGGTGGCCGCCGGCGGGATGGCCGGGTTGGCGCTGCGGTCCATGCCGGCGCGGGGTCGGCTGATCGCCATGCTGCTGATCGGCGTGGTCCTGTTGAGCGTCGGCTACTCCGGCGGGCTGGGTTCAGCCATCGCGCACCAGGTGCAGGCCTTCCTCGACGCGGCGGGCGCGCCGCTGCGCAACGTGCACAAGCTGGAGCCGGTGATCCGGATCCCGCTGGTGCTGGGACTGGCGCACCTGCTGGGCCGTATCCCGTTGCCTGGCGGCGCGCCACGACCGGTGTGGATCCGGGCCTTCGCCCACCCCGAGAACGACAAACGGGTGGCAGTCGGCATCGTCGTCCTTGCAGCATTGATGGTGGCCACCTCGATGGCCTGGACCGGCCGGCTCACCCCGCCGGGCGCGTTTCGCGCCATCCCCGACTACTGGCACCAGGCCGCGGACTGGCTGACCGAGCACAACACCGGCGATCCCACGCCAGGCCGGGTGCTGGTGGTCCCCGGTGCACCGTTCGCCACCCAGGTCTGGGGCAACAGTCACGACGAGCCGCTGCAGGTTCTCGGCGAAAGCCCTTGGGGTGTCCGCGATTCCATACCGTTGACCCCTCCGCAGACCATCCGCGCGCTGGACTCGGTGCAGCGGTTGTTCGCCGCCGGCCGGCCGTCAGCGGGGTTGGCAGACACCCTGGCCCGCCAGGGCATCTCCTATGTCGTCGTGCGCAATGACCTCGACCCGGACAAGTCGCGGTCGGCGCGCCCACTGCTGGTGCACCGGGCCATCGACGGTTCACCGGGTCTGCAGAAGGTGGCCCAGTTCGGCGAGCCGGTCGGTCCCGGCACCCTAGAGGGCTTCATCAGTGACAGCGGGCTGCGCCCCCGATACCCGGCTGTCGAGATCTATCGTGTTGGCACACAGGGCAATCCGGGCGCACCCTATCTGACCGACGCCAGCCGAATGGCCCGCGTCGACGGCGGGCCCGAGGTATTGCTGCGCATCGACGAACGGCGCCGACTGCTGCGCCAGGCCCCACTGGGGCCGATGGTGCTGACGTCCGACGCCCAGCGGGCCGGGCTCGCGGTCCCACTGGTCACCGTCACCGACACTCCTGTCAACCGAGAGACCGACTACGGCCGCGTCGACGACCACTCCTCGTCAGCCAGGGCCGAGGGCGACCGCCGCAACACCTTCAACCGGGTGCCCGACTATCCGGTTCCGGGTGCCAAGCTCGTGCACGGCGCCTGGACCGGCGGGCGGCTGTCCGCGTCGAGTTCCTCCTCGGATGCCACCGCGCTGCCCAACGTCGCCCCGGCCAGCGGCCCTGCCGCGGCCATCGACGGCGACCCGGCCACCGCCTGGGTGTCCAACTCCCTGCAAGCCGCGGTCGGACAGTGGCTGCAGATCGACTTCGACCATCCCGTCACGAACGCGACGCTGACACTCACCCCGAGCGCCACCGCCGTCGGCGCCCAAGTGCGCCGCATCCAGGTCTCGACCCAAAATGGCACCACCACAGTGCGTTTCAACGAGCCCGGGAAGCCGCTGGCAGTGGCCCTGCCGTACGGAGAGTCGCCGTGGGTGCGGATCACCGCGATCGGCACCGACGATGGCTCGTCGGGGGTCCAGTTCGGCATCACCGATCTGTCGGTCACCCAGTACGACGCGTCCGGTTTCGCGCATCACATCGACCTTCGGCACAGCATGGTGGTGCCGGGCCCACCTGGCGGATCAACGGTCGCGGCATGGGATCTGGGCGCTGAGTTGCTCGGCCGGCAAGGCTGCGCGGATTCTCCCGATGGCGTGCACTGCGCAGCCTCGATGGCGCAGGCCCCCGAGGAACCGGTCACTCTGAGCCGCACCCTGACGGTGCCCAAACCGATCGAGGTCAGCCCGACAGTATGGGTGCGCGCCCGGCAAGGCCCGCACCTGGCGGACCTGATCGCGCAGCCGGGCACCACCCGGTCGCGCGCCGACGCCGATCTGATCGACGTCGACGGATCGGCCTACGCGGCGACCGACGGCGATCCGCGTACTGCGTGGACCGCGCCGCAGAATGTGGTGCAACACCGCAGCGCGCCCACGCTGACCATCACGCTGCCGAAGCCGACCGAGGTCACCGGGCTGGCGCTGACCCCGAGTGCCTCGCCGCTACCCACCCATCCCACGATGGTCGCCATCGACCTCGGCGACGGCCCTCAGACCCGCCGTCTGGCAGCCGACCCGCACGCGGATACCCAGACGGTGGCCCTGCGGCCGAGGGTCACCGATACGGTGCGAATCAGCCTGCTGAACTGGGATGACGTAATCGACCGCACCGCATTGGGTTTCGACCAGCTCAAGCCCCCCGGCCTGGCTGAGGTCGCGGTTCTTGGGCCGGACGGGAAGCCCGTCGCGCCCGCCGACGCCGCCAGCAACCGGAAACGGACCATCGAGATCCCCTGCGGCGAGGGCCCCATCATCGCGGTATCGGGGCGGTTCGTGCAGACGTCGGTGACCACCACGGTCGGCGCATTGCTGGACGGCCAGCCGATCCCGGCCCGCGCGTGCGACCCGACACCGATCGCGCTTCCGGCCGGCCAGCAAGAGCTGCTCATCAGTCCCGGCTCGGCGTTCGTCGTGGACGGCGCCCAGCTGAGCGGGCCGCAGGCCGACCAAATACCCACCGCACCAATAACTCCCGCCGACATCACCAGCTGGGGCCCGGACCGCAGGGAGTTCAACGTCGTGCGCGCGCCCACCGCACGGGTGCTGGTGGTTCCCGAGAGCGTCAACCCCGGCTGGGTCGCCCGCCTGCCCGACGGCGTCACCCTGACGCCCGTGGTGGTCAACGGCTGGCAGCAAGGCTGGGTGGTTCCCGCCGGTGAGCAGGGCGCCATCACGGTGAGCTTCCCGTCCAACCAGGTCTACCGGATCGGCCTTGCCGCCGGACTATCGCTGCTACCGCTCCTTCTGCTGCTTGCGCTGGTGCCGCCACGTCGTCCGCGGACCGACCACGATCCGGCTCGGCCGTGGATGCTGCCCGTGCTCGCCGGTGTGGGAGTGCTGGCCGCCGGTGGGCTGATCGCCGGCGTCGGCGGCCTGGTGGTGTTCGGGACCGCCATGGTGCTCGGCTACCTGCTGCGTCGACGCACCCGGCTGCGCGACCGGTTGACGCTGGCGGCCAGCGCCTGCGGACTGATCGCGGCGGGCGCACTGCTGTCGCGGTATCCGTGGCGGTCGGTCGACGGCTACATCGGTCACTCACCCTGGGTACAGCTGCTGGCCCTGATTGCCGTTGGCGCGCTGGCCGCCTCCACCACATTCCCCGAGTCGCTTCGCTCCCGCCCGCCGGCCGAGCACCAACCGCCACCGCAAACTGACAGCGAAACCGCCGAGGACACAAGCATTCCCCACTAG